The following are encoded together in the Salmonella enterica subsp. enterica serovar Choleraesuis genome:
- a CDS encoding fimbrial chaperone protein, which translates to MGGVLINGTRVIYSEADKSGRISIENPEKSRAYLIQSWVDDGNSNHHQKTFIITPPLLRMDAGDKTELKIIRVANLPEDRESLLWLNVRAIPSVTKGNSNSLQIAVKSRMKLFYRPLGIPESPVESYKKLAVSYKNGGLEVNNPTPFHIVFYSFAVDGKEIKEADVVNPFSTIKYALKNNSHPKNVSWRLIDDFGTVTDGERQKL; encoded by the coding sequence TTGGGTGGAGTACTTATTAATGGTACGCGTGTAATTTATTCTGAAGCGGATAAATCGGGTCGGATATCTATAGAAAACCCAGAAAAGTCCAGAGCTTACCTTATTCAGTCCTGGGTGGATGATGGGAATAGCAACCATCATCAGAAAACATTTATTATCACACCTCCGTTATTGAGAATGGATGCTGGTGATAAAACAGAACTTAAAATAATTCGCGTGGCAAACTTACCTGAGGATCGGGAGAGCCTGCTGTGGTTAAACGTTAGGGCTATTCCATCGGTAACTAAAGGAAATAGCAACAGCCTGCAGATAGCCGTTAAATCCCGTATGAAGCTGTTTTATCGCCCGCTGGGTATCCCTGAATCTCCAGTGGAAAGCTATAAAAAGCTCGCGGTCAGCTATAAAAATGGGGGATTGGAAGTAAATAATCCAACGCCTTTCCATATCGTATTTTACTCTTTCGCCGTTGATGGCAAAGAAATAAAAGAAGCTGATGTTGTCAATCCATTTTCAACTATCAAATATGCTCTTAAGAATAATAGCCATCCTAAAAACGTTTCATGGCGGCTAATCGATGACTTTGGAACGGTTACGGATGGAGAAAGACAAAAGCTGTAG
- a CDS encoding putative transporter → MEWFTHTLRTYPEIAIFLSIGIGYWVGGKSYRGLSLGAVTATLIAALIIGMVGIQISGTVKSTFFLMFLFAVGYGVGPQFVQGIAKDGLPQALFSVVVCILCLAFPVLAAKLAGYDLGSAAGLFAGSQTISASMGLATDAIARLHLSPEKTTSLQNAMPVAYAVTYIFGTVGSAIVLAQIGPKLMGINLEKACKDYEASMGASSDIHSEGTAWHRYSLRAYAIAAESDIIGMSFAELEQRQHAKRIFIQRVRRGKQLIEARSDLVVMAGDILAIEGRNSDILSISGLRNEEIDDPELLAIPAEGVDVFLTNKQYAGRTLEEISVQPVTHGVYLRAIKRGALAHSIPVLAGTRLHRGDILTLSGLTKDTGRFAKEVGCPDRQNTAADVSFIGMAIFIGTIIGAAVINVHGIPLTLSTAGGSLISGLVFGWLRSIHPTAGRIPQPTLWFMNSVGLNIFIAVVGINAAPGFIQGLKTLGASLFLWGIFATALPLIVSMYVGRYIFRFHPAILFGCVAGARTTTAALGMICESAKSNVPALGYTVTYAVGNTLLTIWGMVVIILMS, encoded by the coding sequence ATGGAGTGGTTTACACATACGCTACGTACCTATCCGGAGATTGCCATATTTTTATCAATAGGCATCGGATATTGGGTGGGTGGTAAAAGTTATCGGGGATTAAGTCTTGGAGCAGTAACGGCAACCTTAATTGCGGCTCTTATTATCGGGATGGTTGGTATTCAAATATCCGGAACGGTAAAAAGTACTTTCTTTCTGATGTTCTTATTTGCAGTGGGATATGGCGTCGGCCCGCAGTTTGTTCAGGGGATCGCTAAGGATGGGCTGCCGCAGGCGTTATTTTCGGTGGTTGTTTGCATTCTCTGTCTGGCATTTCCTGTGCTTGCAGCGAAGCTCGCTGGCTACGATCTTGGCTCCGCAGCGGGTCTATTTGCCGGCTCGCAGACCATCTCCGCATCAATGGGGCTTGCAACCGATGCTATAGCTCGTCTGCATCTCTCTCCTGAAAAAACGACCAGTCTGCAAAATGCTATGCCGGTTGCTTACGCCGTGACATACATCTTCGGTACCGTAGGCTCCGCCATCGTTTTGGCACAGATTGGCCCTAAATTGATGGGGATTAATCTTGAGAAAGCCTGCAAAGATTATGAGGCCAGTATGGGGGCCAGCTCTGATATTCATTCAGAAGGCACCGCATGGCATCGGTACTCTTTAAGAGCTTATGCAATAGCGGCCGAGAGCGACATTATCGGGATGTCATTTGCTGAACTGGAACAGCGTCAGCATGCTAAACGTATCTTTATTCAGCGCGTTCGGCGCGGTAAACAATTAATTGAAGCCCGGTCCGATTTAGTCGTAATGGCAGGAGATATTCTGGCCATTGAGGGGCGTAACTCCGATATCTTATCTATTTCTGGCCTGCGTAATGAAGAGATAGACGATCCGGAATTACTGGCTATTCCAGCAGAGGGTGTTGATGTTTTCCTTACCAACAAACAATACGCTGGCCGTACTCTGGAAGAGATTTCTGTTCAGCCGGTTACTCATGGCGTTTATTTGCGGGCGATTAAGCGCGGGGCTCTGGCTCATAGTATCCCAGTGCTGGCTGGTACCCGTTTGCACCGGGGAGATATTTTAACTCTTTCTGGGTTAACTAAAGATACTGGTCGTTTTGCTAAGGAAGTAGGTTGTCCGGATCGCCAAAATACTGCCGCCGATGTTTCGTTTATCGGTATGGCGATTTTTATCGGGACAATTATTGGCGCTGCCGTTATTAATGTTCACGGAATTCCACTGACACTGTCTACCGCCGGTGGCTCTCTGATTTCTGGCTTAGTGTTCGGCTGGTTACGTTCAATCCATCCAACGGCAGGGAGAATCCCTCAGCCAACTCTGTGGTTTATGAACTCCGTCGGTCTCAATATTTTTATTGCCGTAGTCGGGATTAATGCCGCGCCTGGATTTATTCAAGGTTTGAAAACCTTAGGTGCCAGCCTGTTTTTATGGGGCATCTTTGCAACGGCTCTACCACTTATTGTCAGTATGTATGTTGGCCGTTATATCTTCCGTTTCCACCCCGCTATTTTATTTGGCTGCGTCGCTGGAGCGCGTACGACTACTGCTGCTTTAGGGATGATTTGCGAATCAGCAAAAAGTAATGTTCCGGCATTGGGATACACGGTTACCTATGCGGTAGGTAATACCCTGCTCACTATATGGGGTATGGTGGTCATTATATTAATGTCGTAA
- a CDS encoding ferrous iron transporter B, producing MRKFKNTLLVLSLSFMAGVSAPSFAADGTVHFTGKILDQACEVDGGSQDLKVELGTVAAKSLENQGESAATPFTIALHNCPESVKKAQVRFDGKPDSVNKDLLQLSGYGSDGVAKDVGIMITDMNNSPIPMYKNSQDFALDGPDNTLQFLAKYVGTTKAIPTGGNADGVAVFSIDYR from the coding sequence ATGAGAAAATTTAAAAATACGCTATTGGTTTTAAGTTTGTCCTTTATGGCTGGAGTCTCTGCACCATCTTTTGCAGCCGACGGCACAGTTCACTTTACCGGAAAAATACTCGATCAGGCCTGCGAAGTTGATGGCGGCAGTCAAGATTTAAAAGTTGAATTAGGTACCGTTGCGGCAAAGTCTCTTGAAAATCAGGGAGAGTCAGCAGCAACTCCATTTACAATAGCTCTGCATAACTGCCCAGAATCAGTAAAAAAAGCGCAGGTACGTTTTGATGGCAAACCTGACTCAGTTAATAAAGATCTATTGCAACTTTCCGGTTACGGTAGCGACGGGGTTGCCAAAGACGTTGGGATTATGATTACCGATATGAATAACAGCCCTATCCCAATGTATAAAAACTCACAGGACTTTGCTTTAGATGGTCCGGATAACACTCTTCAGTTCTTGGCAAAATACGTAGGCACGACGAAAGCTATTCCGACTGGTGGCAATGCGGATGGCGTTGCCGTGTTCTCTATTGATTATCGGTAA
- a CDS encoding outer membrane usher protein — translation MKIINACLLGSLPLFSITGYVWADEYFNPAFLTLDEEASENVDLSQFEQHGSQAPGKYEFNVKLNQFDIKQLTVDIEHGDGEPLVARFTKKQLSSLGIDLRKLASIDSLAEIELVPPLEKLIPGSAVRVDFLNHAIRLSVPQKYINWKAQGSVAPDEWDNGITTLFSNYTFSGSHNQQRDYGTRNKNYLNLRNGLNFGAWRVRNTAIWSNNRWDSTNTYITRNLLLLGGSRFTLGEYWSNSLLFDTFQFRGVTLESDDSMLPESMKGFAPVIRGIAKTNAKVEVKQNGFIIYQDWVPPGSFEIRDLHPTTSSGDLQVSIYEANGEVRHFQEPYSGVPVMQREGQVKYNVTSGFYDSENGGNRPGFVQGTLAYGVSNRLTIYSGLIAAENYSSYGAGVGLGLGDFGALSTDVVGMRGRSRSELQHDNKMTESSYIHAQYSKVIQPTATEMNLEGYFYNNNHYLSFSDANSYPGRGHNNFNLKRKINATVNQPLPGELGELYFSSSLNTYWQDTKSDNSFNLGYSLYYNDISYNLTLSQTTSSDQGGNDRQLAFSVQIPLGGPHTRTWMSWNTQSSNHERSSHQVGLNGLSMADNALAWSVQESLNSDLDATSGNLQANYRSRYNQSNIGYSYSHRDRSQQINYGMNGGIVMHQGGVTLSQPLGDTFGLVNTEHVSDIKLEHTTNVTTDSAGYAVVPYLTPYHHNSMAIDPASFSNEVEADKTRKDAVPTKGAVILRRFDLRKGYKALFALRKNKDAIPFGAQVTLRDSTITSMVGDNGEVYLSGLPASGVIDVSLGRDEAAYCSAAFNINNRDVTNGIFIKDIECH, via the coding sequence ATGAAAATAATCAATGCCTGCTTATTAGGGTCTTTACCCCTGTTTTCAATTACTGGTTACGTTTGGGCCGATGAATATTTTAATCCGGCATTTCTCACTCTTGATGAAGAAGCCTCTGAAAATGTAGACCTTAGCCAGTTTGAACAGCATGGCTCCCAGGCACCGGGAAAATATGAGTTTAATGTCAAACTGAATCAGTTTGACATTAAACAGTTAACCGTTGATATCGAACATGGCGATGGGGAACCTTTAGTCGCCCGCTTTACCAAAAAACAGTTGAGCAGCCTGGGTATTGACCTGCGTAAGCTGGCGAGCATTGATTCGCTGGCAGAAATAGAATTGGTTCCTCCCCTTGAAAAGCTTATTCCGGGGTCCGCCGTTCGGGTAGACTTTTTGAATCATGCGATTCGTCTATCCGTGCCGCAAAAGTATATCAACTGGAAAGCTCAAGGCTCGGTAGCGCCTGATGAGTGGGACAACGGTATTACTACTCTATTTTCAAACTACACCTTCTCTGGTTCCCATAACCAGCAACGGGATTATGGTACCAGGAATAAAAACTATCTGAATTTACGTAACGGATTAAATTTTGGGGCCTGGCGTGTCCGAAATACTGCCATCTGGAGCAATAATCGCTGGGACTCAACCAATACCTATATTACCAGGAACCTGCTGTTACTTGGAGGCAGTCGTTTTACTCTTGGAGAATATTGGTCTAACAGTCTGCTTTTCGATACGTTCCAGTTCAGAGGGGTGACCCTTGAGTCGGACGACTCCATGCTGCCAGAATCTATGAAGGGATTTGCGCCAGTTATAAGGGGAATTGCGAAAACTAACGCTAAAGTCGAGGTTAAACAAAATGGTTTCATTATCTATCAGGACTGGGTTCCTCCCGGAAGTTTTGAAATAAGGGATCTACATCCAACTACATCCAGTGGCGATCTTCAGGTCAGCATTTATGAAGCTAACGGAGAGGTTCGTCATTTCCAGGAGCCCTACTCAGGCGTACCGGTTATGCAGCGCGAAGGCCAGGTAAAATATAATGTTACTAGCGGTTTTTACGACAGTGAAAATGGCGGTAACAGGCCGGGCTTTGTTCAGGGGACACTTGCGTATGGCGTTTCCAATCGCCTTACCATTTATTCAGGGCTTATCGCCGCTGAAAACTACTCTTCTTATGGGGCCGGCGTCGGGCTAGGATTAGGTGATTTTGGCGCGCTATCCACCGATGTTGTTGGTATGAGGGGGAGATCCAGATCTGAGCTGCAGCACGATAATAAGATGACTGAAAGCTCCTATATTCATGCGCAGTATTCTAAAGTTATCCAGCCGACAGCTACTGAAATGAATCTGGAAGGATATTTTTATAATAATAACCATTATCTGTCTTTTTCTGACGCCAACTCATATCCAGGGCGCGGGCATAATAACTTCAATTTAAAAAGAAAAATAAACGCTACGGTGAACCAGCCACTACCCGGCGAACTGGGAGAATTATATTTCTCCTCATCGTTAAATACCTATTGGCAGGATACTAAATCTGACAACTCGTTTAATCTTGGATATTCATTATATTACAATGACATAAGCTACAATTTAACGCTCTCACAAACGACAAGTAGTGACCAGGGCGGGAATGACCGCCAGCTTGCATTCTCTGTCCAAATCCCGCTGGGAGGGCCCCACACCCGGACCTGGATGTCGTGGAATACGCAGAGCTCCAATCATGAGCGAAGCAGTCACCAGGTCGGTTTGAATGGACTATCTATGGCAGATAATGCGCTGGCATGGAGTGTCCAGGAGTCACTTAATTCTGATTTGGACGCCACCAGTGGTAACCTTCAGGCCAATTATCGCTCTCGCTACAACCAAAGCAACATTGGCTATAGCTATAGCCATCGCGATCGCAGTCAGCAAATAAATTACGGCATGAACGGTGGCATCGTTATGCATCAGGGCGGAGTGACGCTATCGCAACCTCTGGGCGACACCTTTGGCCTGGTCAATACCGAGCATGTCAGCGATATAAAACTGGAACACACCACCAACGTTACAACAGACTCTGCTGGCTATGCCGTAGTGCCTTATCTGACGCCGTATCACCACAATAGTATGGCCATCGATCCCGCTTCTTTCTCTAATGAGGTCGAAGCAGATAAAACCCGAAAAGACGCAGTGCCAACCAAAGGGGCGGTAATTTTGCGGAGATTTGATTTACGAAAAGGTTATAAAGCGTTATTCGCACTGAGAAAGAATAAAGATGCGATTCCCTTTGGCGCCCAGGTCACATTACGAGACAGCACAATTACCAGCATGGTCGGAGATAACGGCGAGGTTTATTTAAGCGGATTACCTGCGTCAGGGGTTATTGATGTCTCATTAGGAAGAGACGAGGCGGCTTATTGTAGCGCAGCCTTCAATATTAATAACCGGGATGTAACGAACGGAATTTTTATCAAAGATATTGAGTGCCACTAG
- a CDS encoding ABC transporter ATP-binding protein, with translation MTNLHLALEGASYVLPDGRKLLSELNEQFDQRFTGLVGRNGVGKTVLARMLAGLVQPTAGRCTCSGSVYYLAQQISLPADATVGDLAGVHAILDALERIEAGSCEGQDFETVGDNWDIRTRLQHELELNGLGHLGASTPASALSGGEAMRVKLLGAFLSDADFLILDEPSNHLDRASRQALIEQLQRWPRGLLVVSHDRHLLEAMARIVELSSLGLRSYGGNYSFYAECKKQERQNAIQQLEKRKLERRREEQSLREQRERQERRQARGNRHGHEANQARILLGRQKDRSESSAGKLRQQHDAIREHLDRHVHEATQWVEEELAIVVHSLPVALSSQRRVAELEDVDLPFVQDATRRINLVLSGQQRIGIVGPNGSGKSTLLKVLASQLQPLSGRGKISVEGVYLDQQLTNLSPQHTVLEQMLSVNRIATEGELRMRLAQLGLDAQRITAPAGSLSGGERLKAALALVLYAEPPAQLLLLDEPSNHLDLPSVQALETMLRGYHGALMVVSHDDIFMNNLGLTDRLIATEQGWRMEPW, from the coding sequence ATGACGAATCTACACCTTGCGCTGGAAGGCGCATCTTATGTTCTGCCGGACGGCAGAAAGCTTTTATCTGAACTTAACGAACAGTTTGACCAGCGTTTCACAGGCCTGGTCGGTCGCAATGGCGTTGGTAAAACGGTGCTGGCTCGCATGCTGGCAGGACTAGTTCAGCCAACGGCAGGGCGCTGTACCTGTTCGGGTAGTGTGTATTACCTGGCACAACAAATATCGCTGCCGGCAGATGCCACCGTAGGTGATCTGGCAGGAGTGCATGCCATACTTGATGCGCTTGAGCGCATCGAAGCAGGTAGCTGCGAAGGGCAGGATTTTGAAACTGTGGGCGATAACTGGGATATCAGGACGCGTTTACAGCACGAGCTGGAACTCAATGGCTTGGGCCATCTCGGTGCTTCTACGCCTGCCAGCGCGCTGAGTGGTGGCGAGGCTATGCGCGTTAAGCTGCTAGGCGCTTTTTTATCGGATGCCGATTTCCTCATTCTGGATGAACCCAGCAACCATCTCGACCGGGCCAGCCGTCAGGCCTTGATAGAGCAGCTACAGCGCTGGCCGCGTGGGCTGTTGGTGGTTAGCCATGACCGGCATTTGCTGGAGGCAATGGCGCGAATTGTGGAGTTATCGTCCCTGGGGCTGCGCAGCTATGGCGGTAATTACAGCTTCTACGCAGAATGCAAAAAGCAGGAGAGGCAGAATGCCATCCAGCAGCTAGAGAAGCGCAAGCTTGAGCGTCGGCGAGAAGAGCAGTCTCTGCGAGAACAACGGGAGCGCCAGGAACGGAGGCAGGCTCGCGGCAATCGGCATGGGCACGAAGCCAACCAGGCAAGGATCCTTCTGGGCCGCCAGAAGGATCGTAGCGAGAGCTCCGCTGGAAAGCTGCGCCAACAACATGATGCGATCCGCGAACACCTCGACCGGCACGTACACGAGGCTACGCAATGGGTTGAAGAGGAGTTGGCTATCGTTGTCCACTCTCTGCCAGTCGCTCTGTCATCGCAGCGCCGGGTTGCAGAACTGGAGGACGTAGATCTGCCATTTGTCCAGGATGCTACGCGACGCATCAATTTGGTGTTATCTGGCCAGCAACGGATTGGTATTGTCGGACCTAATGGCTCTGGGAAGTCCACCTTGCTCAAGGTACTCGCCAGCCAGCTTCAGCCATTGTCCGGGAGAGGCAAAATTTCTGTAGAAGGCGTTTATCTGGACCAGCAGCTGACTAACCTGAGTCCGCAGCATACGGTACTGGAGCAGATGTTGTCTGTTAATCGCATTGCTACTGAAGGTGAACTGCGTATGCGCCTTGCGCAGCTTGGTCTGGATGCCCAGAGAATTACGGCACCTGCCGGTTCGCTCAGCGGCGGGGAGCGTCTGAAGGCGGCACTGGCACTTGTGCTCTACGCCGAGCCACCTGCTCAACTATTGTTACTGGATGAACCGAGTAATCACCTCGATCTACCCTCGGTACAGGCGCTGGAAACCATGTTGCGCGGCTATCATGGCGCTTTGATGGTTGTGTCGCACGACGATATATTCATGAATAATCTTGGACTGACGGATCGTTTAATCGCGACTGAGCAAGGCTGGCGAATGGAACCATGGTAA
- a CDS encoding chloride channel protein: MILAIILHTIQHIAFGYSTGKIVGAESFLQGVSGSDHTRRVAAIILGGAIAGFGWWLLAHYASKRVSIKAAVASPDKPMPTGTTILHVLLQIITVGLGSPLGREVAPREMGALLAGAVARKFNFNNEQARTLIACGAGAGLAAVYNVPLAGAIFSLEVLLVSFRWEQAITAVLTSSLAAWIATLGLGSEAQYHFTSVVLPHSFIFWAIVAGPILGGCAYIFRKLTTTARSQVKTNWQMPVICILAFTLLAGLSLYFPQLPGNGKGPMQLAITDALHVHGAALLLVLKIIVVLAALRGGAEGGLLTPGLAVGALLSVILGTAWQYLFPGGDSGSFALIGAAAFLAASMQMPLTAVVLVMEFTHMEHGYFVPALLCACGAFITCKALEKR, translated from the coding sequence ATGATACTGGCAATAATTTTACATACCATTCAACACATTGCTTTCGGGTACAGTACGGGAAAAATTGTGGGGGCGGAGTCTTTCCTTCAGGGGGTTAGCGGCTCTGATCATACGCGCCGCGTGGCCGCCATTATTCTGGGGGGAGCGATAGCCGGATTTGGCTGGTGGCTTCTGGCTCATTATGCAAGTAAAAGGGTTTCTATTAAGGCTGCCGTTGCCTCACCAGATAAACCGATGCCCACCGGGACGACGATTTTGCATGTCCTGCTGCAAATTATCACCGTAGGCTTGGGCTCACCGTTGGGGCGCGAGGTTGCACCTCGTGAAATGGGGGCACTGCTCGCCGGAGCAGTGGCACGTAAATTCAATTTTAACAATGAGCAGGCCCGAACGCTGATAGCCTGTGGGGCCGGAGCAGGCCTGGCAGCGGTTTATAACGTACCGCTAGCCGGAGCAATCTTCAGCCTTGAAGTATTGCTAGTCTCCTTTCGCTGGGAACAGGCAATAACCGCAGTATTAACCTCCAGCCTTGCAGCCTGGATAGCCACTCTCGGCTTGGGCAGCGAAGCACAGTATCATTTCACTTCCGTTGTTTTGCCCCACTCTTTTATCTTCTGGGCTATCGTAGCCGGCCCGATACTGGGCGGGTGTGCATATATATTTCGAAAATTAACCACGACAGCACGTAGCCAGGTAAAGACTAACTGGCAAATGCCGGTAATTTGTATATTGGCTTTCACCCTGCTAGCCGGACTAAGTCTCTATTTCCCTCAGTTACCGGGCAATGGTAAAGGGCCAATGCAGCTGGCTATCACTGACGCACTCCACGTTCACGGAGCGGCCCTATTGTTGGTGCTGAAGATAATTGTGGTACTGGCCGCACTGCGCGGAGGAGCTGAAGGGGGATTGCTTACGCCTGGCCTTGCCGTAGGCGCACTACTGAGCGTAATACTGGGTACGGCGTGGCAATATCTATTCCCGGGTGGAGATAGCGGCAGCTTCGCACTTATTGGCGCTGCGGCTTTCCTGGCGGCCTCAATGCAGATGCCGTTAACCGCCGTAGTCTTGGTGATGGAGTTTACCCATATGGAACATGGCTATTTTGTTCCGGCTCTACTTTGCGCCTGCGGTGCATTCATCACGTGTAAAGCCCTGGAAAAACGCTAA
- a CDS encoding fimbrial protein, whose protein sequence is MPLEMKYFGLALLLFISLSVDAADGPCQPSSGQNTYTIFVNEMLSGNGQVNDVLPDARWSESSYTMNCSCSPSVRHDHITWKATTDLSPFKEKRGYYRVNDFLAVRTNVNVQGEEWEHNVPFDGAIDSAPLGDSCQGIYETTGTSGTVSLYLSHPISGQVHIPRTRLFKLFATTHESSGAPNGGFGNTPVSELWLEGEIVGPASCIINDGNIINVDLHSVQRNALSRRGEKPDRYVGETVKISLKCSNVSEAVQVKLRLSTSTVGQDLPAIRTNNPDVGIVLEHERERVIPQRTEIPVPVHDQYGEIELEAYPVNAMGKIPKSGIFEATAGLDLIYK, encoded by the coding sequence GTGCCACTAGAAATGAAATATTTTGGATTAGCGCTTTTACTATTTATCAGCCTAAGCGTAGATGCGGCAGATGGTCCGTGCCAACCGTCCAGCGGGCAAAATACCTACACTATTTTTGTCAATGAAATGCTCTCAGGCAATGGGCAAGTGAACGATGTACTCCCGGATGCCCGATGGTCTGAATCATCCTATACGATGAATTGCAGTTGCTCCCCTTCCGTTCGGCATGATCACATCACCTGGAAAGCCACCACAGATCTTTCCCCATTTAAAGAGAAGCGTGGCTATTACCGGGTTAACGATTTTCTGGCGGTAAGAACTAATGTAAATGTGCAGGGAGAGGAGTGGGAGCACAATGTACCGTTTGACGGCGCTATTGACAGCGCTCCGCTTGGTGACAGCTGCCAGGGTATTTATGAAACCACCGGCACGAGCGGTACGGTCTCTTTGTATCTGAGCCATCCGATTTCCGGTCAGGTACATATTCCCAGAACCAGGTTGTTCAAACTTTTCGCCACTACTCACGAGTCTTCCGGAGCACCGAATGGAGGGTTTGGCAATACGCCAGTTAGCGAACTCTGGCTGGAGGGTGAGATTGTTGGTCCGGCCTCATGCATCATTAATGACGGCAATATTATTAATGTCGACCTGCATTCAGTACAGCGTAATGCTTTGAGCCGGCGCGGAGAAAAGCCGGACAGATATGTCGGTGAAACCGTCAAAATATCACTGAAATGCTCCAACGTCAGCGAGGCGGTACAGGTAAAATTGCGCCTCAGCACCAGCACCGTAGGGCAGGATCTTCCTGCGATACGAACCAACAATCCCGATGTAGGGATCGTCCTGGAGCATGAGAGAGAAAGAGTGATCCCTCAACGTACCGAAATACCCGTTCCGGTTCATGACCAATATGGTGAGATTGAGCTCGAAGCTTATCCCGTCAATGCTATGGGAAAGATTCCTAAGAGCGGTATTTTTGAAGCAACGGCCGGATTGGACTTAATTTATAAATAA
- a CDS encoding (p)ppGpp synthetase, whose amino-acid sequence MANDVYQSQKCTLRFSKKAIDRSAQAIRHGCVNEERQAAIEMIQNFRELHLYPLMLMKNHLARTSAKVNKKIIVARRLKRLPTIIDKLERPTLDGIHENSIKLTRMQDIGGCRAIVKNLEHLKLLQNRLEKSRSIHTIVHTANYLTPKASGYGGVHLIYSCFHEGDDHNAWKKTKIEVQLRTELQHAWATSLEIIDTLEGYKLKTSQEGHEDWRRLFYLAGCLVAHDEGACILSDETLKSHRTELSDLHHELQLISKLARYSLALHFTNNDKSGLKTPKHFKGHFLIEIGKFSKNKFPIRARAFKMSLSGQALEALAESEANEEIVISVLLSAENVKSLKRAYPNYFGSTELFSKFLQKHIDAVQE is encoded by the coding sequence ATGGCTAACGACGTTTATCAAAGCCAGAAATGCACTTTGCGCTTCTCCAAAAAAGCTATCGATAGATCTGCTCAAGCAATCAGACATGGTTGTGTTAATGAGGAACGTCAGGCTGCTATTGAGATGATCCAAAATTTCAGGGAATTACATCTTTACCCGTTAATGTTAATGAAAAATCATTTAGCAAGAACATCCGCTAAGGTGAATAAAAAAATAATTGTTGCTCGGCGTTTAAAACGTCTTCCGACTATTATCGATAAACTTGAACGCCCAACCCTTGATGGAATACACGAAAACTCGATAAAATTAACACGTATGCAGGACATTGGTGGCTGTAGAGCAATCGTAAAAAATCTTGAACATCTAAAATTATTACAGAACCGTCTCGAAAAGAGCCGTTCAATACATACCATTGTTCATACTGCAAATTATTTGACACCTAAAGCAAGTGGGTACGGTGGCGTTCATCTAATTTACAGTTGTTTCCATGAAGGTGACGATCATAACGCGTGGAAAAAAACGAAGATAGAGGTTCAACTTCGTACAGAACTACAACATGCTTGGGCTACAAGTTTGGAGATCATCGATACACTCGAAGGTTATAAGCTGAAAACATCGCAGGAAGGGCATGAAGACTGGCGTAGATTATTTTATTTAGCAGGGTGCTTAGTCGCCCATGATGAGGGTGCATGTATTCTGTCAGATGAGACCTTAAAATCACATAGAACAGAGCTATCTGACCTGCATCACGAACTTCAATTAATTAGCAAATTAGCTCGTTACTCTTTAGCCTTGCACTTCACAAACAATGATAAATCAGGGTTAAAAACACCAAAACACTTTAAAGGCCATTTTTTAATTGAAATAGGAAAGTTTTCAAAAAATAAATTCCCCATTAGAGCGCGAGCTTTCAAAATGAGCCTCTCGGGCCAGGCTTTAGAAGCATTAGCAGAAAGCGAGGCTAATGAAGAAATAGTGATTTCCGTACTGCTTTCAGCTGAAAACGTAAAATCATTAAAAAGAGCCTATCCTAACTATTTTGGTTCCACGGAATTATTTTCTAAATTCTTGCAAAAACACATTGATGCAGTTCAAGAATAA